The following are encoded together in the Bombus affinis isolate iyBomAffi1 chromosome 6, iyBomAffi1.2, whole genome shotgun sequence genome:
- the LOC126917517 gene encoding zinc finger protein 271-like isoform X5: protein MALTSSSHHQSTPTHHHHQPSVSSSSHHSSLQPNSQQIPVSLPGLNLDGAHIPASVSHLQAAHAQMQQMQAAQQQQLHQQQQQQPQQQQQQQQQQQSHHQMQNHQNAQNSGPTAHNQNAQRDDNKVKDESGSCTTERCSDNQVHCQVQCDLQLQTSQDLQQSLMQQQQQQQQQIGVNISGNSSSEGGSQNNTEKPEKEKELRQLNMTQFQVPDLKPGGHMMDVRTADGSVVKISAGNEQDLAKTLGVEMVQNMYKVNVEDINQLLAYHEVFGKLQSEIAAGTTLVGSTVPTQTVTTIQNGTPIVQQVQLNKFDIKSSDGEATPGPSASPVSVGSHACEICGKIFQFRYQLIVHRRYHTERKPFTCQVCGKAFLNANDLTRHGKCHLGGSMFTCTVCFHVFANAPSLERHMKRHATDKPYNCTVCGKSFARKEHLDNHTRCHTGETPYRCQYCSKTFTRKEHMVNHVRKHTGETPHRCDICKKSFTRKEHFMNHVMWHTGETPHHCQACGKKYTRKEHLANHMRSHTNDTPFRCEICGKSFTRKEHFTNHIMWHTGETPHRCDFCSKTFTRKEHLLNHVRQHTGESPHRCGFCSKSFTRKEHLVNHIRQHTGETPFRCQYCPKAFTRKDHLVNHVRQHTGESPHKCQYCTKSFTRKEHLTNHVRQHTGESPHRCHFCSKSFTRKEHLTNHVRIHTGESPHRCEFCQRTFTRKEHLNNHLRQHTGDSSHCCNVCSKPFTRKEHLVNHMRCHTGERPFVCTECGKSFPLKGNLLFHMRSHNKGSNAERPYRCDLCPKDFMCKGHLVSHRRSHSDERPHSCPDCGKTFVEKGNMLRHLRKHAAEGPPTQVSTPSAIPQSGVLPIPAAAVLVGHPLAPPAPPVVPQHTVVVPTPPGVLTSY, encoded by the exons ATGGCGTTGACTTCCAGTTCGCATCATCAGTCAACACCTACACACCATCATCACCAACCTTCAGTTAGCAGTAGCAGTCATCATAGTTCTTTACAACCAAATTCACAG caGATACCAGTTTCTCTACCAGGCCTTAATTTAGACGGGGCACATATACCTGCCAGCGTCAGTCATTTACAAGCAGCACATGCACAAATGCAACAAATGCAGGCAGCACAACAACAACAGCTGcatcagcagcaacagcagcagccccaacaacaacaacagcagcagcagcaacaacaatcTCACCATCAGATGCAAAATCATCAAAACGCTCAGAACAGTGGACCAACTGCACATAATCAAAACGCACAGAGAGATGATAACAAGGTGAAAGATGAAAGTGGAAGTTGCACAACTGAACGTTGCAGTGACAATCAAGTTCACTGTCAAGTTCAATGTGACCTCCAATTACAAACATCTCAAGATTTACAACAAAGTCTTatgcagcagcagcaacaacagcagcaacaaatTGGTGTAAACATAAGCGGAAATTCATCCAGTGAAGGCGGAAGTCAAAATAATACAGAAAAGcctgaaaaagagaaagaattgCGTCAACTAAATATGACGCA atTCCAAGTGCCAGATTTAAAACCAGGAGGTCATATGATGGATGTAAGAACAGCTGATGGATCAGTCGTGAAAATTAGTGCTGGGAATGAGCAAGATTTAGCAAAAACACTTGGTGTTGAAATGGTGCAAAATATGTACAAG GTAAATGTTGAGGATATTAATCAGCTTTTAGCATATCATGAAGTATTTGGAAAACTACAAAGTGAAATAGCAGCTGGTACAACCTTAGTTGGAAGTACAGTTCCTACTCAAACAGTTACCACTATACAAAATGGAACTCCAATTGTACAGCAAGTTCAATTAAATAAGTTTGATATTAAATCAAGCGATGGTGAAGCTACACCAGGACCAAGCGCTTCGCCTGTATCAGTTGGAAGTCATGCATGTGAAATATGTGGAAAAATTTTTCAGTTTCGCTATCAGCTTATCGTTCATCGTAGATATCATACGGAAAGGAAACCTTTTACTTGTCAG GTGTGTGGCAAGGCCTTCTTAAATGCAAATGATTTGACACGACATGGAAAGTGTCACCTAGGTGGATCCATGTTTACTTGTACAGTTTGTTTTCATGTATTTGCAAATGCACCCTCTTTGGAACGTCATATGAAACGACACGCTACCGATAAACCGTATAATTGTACCGTATGTGGAAAAAGTTTTGCAAGAAAAGAACATTTGGATAATCATACGCGTTGTCATACTGGGGAAACACCTTACAG gtGCCAGTACTGTTCAAAGACGTTTACTAGGAAGGAACATATGGTAAATCATGTTCGCAAACATACGGGTGAAACACCTCATCGATGTGATATTTGTAAAAAGAGCTTTACGCGCAAAGAACATTTTATGAACCATGTTATGTGGCACACGGGAGAAACTCCTCATCATTGTCAAGCTTGTGGCAAGAAATATACACGTAAAGAACATCTCGCAAATCATATGCGTTCACATACCAATGATACACCGTTTCGCTGTGAAATATGCG GTAAGTCGTTTACAAGAAAGGAGCACTTCACGAACCACATAATGTGGCACACGGGTGAGACGCCGCACCGCTGTGATTTCTGCTCGAAGACATTCACGCGAAAGGAGCATCTTTTGAACCACGTTCGCCAGCACACGGGTGAGTCTCCACATCGATGCGGCTTCTGCTCCAAATCGTTCACCAGAAAGGAACACCTTGTTAACCACATCCGCCAACACACAG GAGAGACGCCCTTCCGCTGTCAGTACTGTCCGAAAGCATTTACGCGGAAGGATCATCTGGTGAACCATGTCAGACAACACACGGGTGAGTCACCGCACAAGTGCCAGTATTGCACCAAATCCTTCACGAGGAAGGAACATTTGACAAATCACGTGCGTCAACACACAGGCGAATCGCCACACCGATGCCACTTCTGCTCCAAGTCATTTACTCGTAAGGAGCATTTGACGAATCATGTGCGAATCCACACTGGTGAATCACCTCATAGGTGTGAATTCTGTCAGAGAACGTTCACCAGGAAAGAACATCTAAATAATCATCTCCGTCAGCATACCGGAGATTCATCGCACTGCTGCAACGTGTGCTCGAAACCATTTACAAGAAAG GAACATCTCGTAAATCATATGCGATGTCATACTGGTGAACGTCCATTTGTATGCACAGAATGTGGCAAAAGCTTCCCCTTAAAGGGTAATCTACTTTTCCACATGCGTTCGCACAATAAAGGCAGCAACGCCGAGAGACCGTACCGTTGCGATCTTTGTCCAAAAGACTTTATGTGCAAAGGACATTTAGTGTCTCATAGACGATCACATTCGGACGAGCGACCACATAGCTGTCCAGATTGCGGGAAAACTTTCGTTGAAAAGGGCAATATGCTGAGACATTTGAGAAAGCACGCAGCGGAAGGTCCGCCAACACAAGTCAGCACGCCCTCTGCAATTCCTCAATCCGGTGTTCTGCCCATTCCGGCGGCAGCAGTTCTGGTCGGCCATCCTTTGGCACCCCCTGCACCACCCGTAGTCCCACAACACACCGTAGTTGTGCCTACTCCTCCGGGTGTACTGACCTCCtactaa